In the Roseomonas aeriglobus genome, one interval contains:
- the istA gene encoding IS21 family transposase: protein MELYLQVRLACADGMSQRAAAKRFNVSRDTVRKMLSFSSPPGYRRQSAPRRPKLDGFVAIIDGWLEGDRGVPRKQRHTAKRVFDRLRTEHGFTGGYTIIKDYIREREQRSREMFVPLAHPAGDAQADFGEALVEIGGVEQKAYFFALDLPHSDACYVRAYPAAVAEAWVDGHVHAFAFFGAVPRSIVYDNDRCLVAKILPDGTRKRATLFSAFLSHYVIRDRYARPGKGNEKGNVEGLVGYCRRNFMVPIPKFPTWEAFNLWLEEQCRKRQQDKVRGESETIGERLQRDLAVMQPLPATPFEACDQTSGRVSSQSLVRYRTNDYSVPVVWGHQEVWIRAYVDEVVIGCRSEVIARHPRCYAREEVIFAPLHYLPLIEQKINAFDQAAPLQGWDLPEAFGTLQRLMEGRMHKHGRREYVQVLRLLETFTIADLQAAVEQAIDLGAIGFDAVKHLVLCQVERVPPRLDLDVYPFLPRTTVEKTVARVYMSLLSDRQEAA from the coding sequence GTGGAACTTTATCTTCAGGTCCGTTTGGCTTGCGCGGATGGCATGAGCCAACGGGCGGCGGCGAAGCGTTTCAATGTGTCGCGCGATACGGTGCGCAAGATGCTGTCGTTTTCATCGCCGCCGGGTTATCGGCGACAGTCTGCGCCGCGGCGCCCAAAGCTGGACGGGTTTGTGGCGATCATCGATGGATGGCTTGAGGGGGACCGCGGTGTCCCGCGCAAGCAGCGCCATACGGCGAAGCGGGTATTCGACCGTTTGCGCACCGAACATGGTTTTACCGGCGGCTATACGATCATCAAGGATTACATCCGGGAGCGCGAGCAGCGCAGCCGGGAGATGTTCGTGCCGCTGGCGCACCCGGCGGGAGATGCACAGGCCGATTTCGGGGAAGCTCTGGTGGAGATCGGCGGGGTGGAGCAAAAAGCCTACTTCTTTGCGCTCGATTTGCCGCACAGTGACGCCTGCTATGTGCGGGCCTATCCGGCGGCGGTGGCGGAGGCTTGGGTTGACGGACACGTTCATGCCTTCGCGTTCTTCGGCGCGGTGCCGCGTTCGATCGTTTACGACAACGATCGCTGCCTTGTGGCGAAAATCCTGCCAGACGGCACGCGCAAGCGTGCCACGCTGTTCAGCGCTTTCCTGTCGCATTATGTGATCCGCGACCGCTATGCCCGCCCGGGCAAGGGGAACGAGAAAGGCAATGTGGAAGGGCTGGTAGGTTACTGCCGCCGCAATTTCATGGTGCCGATCCCGAAGTTCCCGACCTGGGAGGCCTTCAACCTGTGGCTGGAGGAGCAATGCCGCAAGCGCCAGCAGGACAAGGTGCGCGGGGAGAGCGAGACTATCGGTGAGCGCTTGCAGCGCGATCTGGCGGTCATGCAGCCTCTGCCCGCTACACCCTTCGAGGCCTGCGATCAGACGAGCGGGCGGGTCTCCTCGCAATCTCTGGTGCGCTACAGGACCAACGATTATTCGGTTCCGGTAGTCTGGGGCCATCAGGAGGTCTGGATCAGGGCCTATGTCGATGAAGTGGTGATCGGATGCCGCAGCGAAGTTATCGCCCGTCATCCTCGTTGCTATGCCCGCGAGGAGGTTATCTTCGCCCCGCTCCACTATCTCCCGCTGATCGAGCAGAAGATCAACGCATTCGACCAGGCCGCCCCTTTGCAGGGCTGGGATTTGCCCGAAGCGTTCGGGACGCTGCAGCGGTTGATGGAAGGGCGCATGCACAAACATGGCAGGCGCGAATATGTACAGGTGCTGCGCCTGCTGGAAACGTTCACCATCGCCGATCTCCAGGCGGCGGTGGAACAGGCCATCGACCTTGGCGCCATCGGCTTCGATGCCGTCAAGCACCTCGTCCTGTGCCAGGTCGAACGCGTACCGCCGAGGCTTGACCTGGACGTCTATCCCTTCCTGCCACGCACGACGGTCGAGAAGACCGTTGCCAGAGTCTATATGAGCCTGCTGTCCGACAGGCAGGAGGCCGCATGA
- a CDS encoding tyrosine-type recombinase/integrase, whose translation MAKTALTRRQSTPPAGADDVVGEVRALAIDKAAVDPQVIAAAARAWSPNTIRAFLSDMKLWDAWCRRTRVRAGEATAETVAAYVRALSGQDHDEATRATPQRAAATIARYLVNIGWAYRMAGLDDPTAAPLVQLEHKAARKLLGTRQTQARGIRYKGDVSDLDAPASGVSLAVLLKATRRDLLGARDRALLQVNYDTGCRRSELAAMRIEHIDGPDVDGAGVVEIGRSKTDQEGQGALAYLSPATMRAIAEWCDKAGIARGALFRRVETWFDGSIRGVGEEALNPGTITLIYKRLIRQAFDKKLLGAMSEAELERWVAAVSSHSIRVGVAQDNFAAGESLPAIMQAYRWRDPKTVMRYGAKLAAKSGASARLAKRFGGE comes from the coding sequence ATGGCGAAAACGGCCCTCACCCGCAGGCAAAGCACGCCGCCCGCCGGCGCCGACGACGTCGTGGGCGAGGTCCGCGCGCTGGCTATCGACAAGGCGGCGGTCGATCCGCAGGTCATCGCGGCCGCGGCGCGGGCCTGGTCGCCGAACACGATCCGCGCGTTCCTTTCCGACATGAAGCTCTGGGATGCTTGGTGCCGGCGCACCCGAGTGCGGGCAGGGGAGGCGACCGCCGAGACCGTCGCGGCCTATGTCCGCGCGCTGTCGGGTCAGGATCATGATGAGGCGACGCGGGCGACGCCGCAGAGGGCGGCCGCGACGATCGCGCGCTATCTCGTCAATATCGGCTGGGCCTATCGCATGGCGGGGCTGGACGATCCGACCGCAGCCCCGCTCGTGCAGCTCGAGCACAAGGCGGCGCGCAAGCTTCTCGGCACCCGCCAGACGCAGGCGCGGGGTATCCGCTACAAGGGCGATGTCAGCGATCTCGACGCGCCGGCGAGCGGCGTGAGCCTCGCGGTCCTCCTCAAGGCCACGCGCCGCGATCTCCTGGGCGCGCGCGATCGCGCGCTACTGCAGGTCAACTATGATACCGGCTGCCGGCGCTCCGAACTCGCGGCGATGCGTATCGAGCATATCGACGGGCCCGACGTCGACGGGGCAGGGGTGGTCGAGATCGGCCGCAGCAAGACCGATCAGGAAGGGCAGGGGGCTCTCGCCTATCTCTCGCCCGCGACCATGCGCGCGATCGCTGAATGGTGCGACAAGGCCGGGATTGCGCGCGGGGCCCTGTTCCGGCGCGTCGAAACCTGGTTCGATGGCTCGATCCGCGGTGTGGGAGAGGAGGCGCTCAACCCCGGCACGATCACGCTCATCTACAAGCGGTTGATCCGCCAGGCATTCGACAAGAAACTGCTGGGGGCGATGAGCGAGGCCGAGCTCGAGCGCTGGGTCGCGGCCGTGTCGAGCCATTCGATCCGGGTTGGCGTGGCGCAAGACAATTTTGCGGCAGGAGAGAGCCTGCCCGCCATCATGCAGGCCTATCGCTGGCGCGATCCCAAGACGGTCATGCGCTATGGCGCGAAGCTGGCGGCCAAGAGCGGAGCGAGTGCGCGTCTCGCGAAGCGTTTCGGCGGTGAATGA
- a CDS encoding thiamine pyrophosphate-requiring protein: MARMSSDFFVQRLKDWGVSRIYGYSGDGINGVLGALQRAEKEGSGIEFIQVRHEEMAAFMATAHAKFTGELGVCLSTGGPGATHLITGLYDAKLDHVPVLAIAGQAESTVRGASYQQELNLDRLFADVAAYVQEASAPAQVRHVTDRAIRIAVAGNAVSTIVLPKDIQDTKYEEPGQAHGFTRSGTGYAHPIVVPQPADLARAAEVLNAGAKVAILIGARARGASAVVTEVADLLGAGVAKALLGKDVLPDDLPFVTGAIGLLGTKPSSDLMRECDTLLLIGTGFPWAEFLPKDGQARAVQVDIDASMLGLRYPVEVNLHGDAAETLKALIPLLQRKDDRSWREGIEKATAQWWQTLEERAMAEAKPVNPQRVVWEMSPRLPADAIVTSDSGSCANWYARDYRVKVGQRASLSGGLASMGAAVPYAIAAKFAYPDRPVVALVGDGAMQMNNLAELITVQKYWKQWRDPRFIVCVFNNGDLNEVTWEQRVMEGNPRFPTTQDIPDVPYARFAELLGLGGIYVDDPSALGPAWEVALSADRPTLIEVKTDPEVVPFPPQLTLEQAKGLMSSMVMGDKGLGTMIADTARQLLVTNARFSG; this comes from the coding sequence ATGGCCCGCATGTCGAGCGATTTCTTCGTCCAGCGCCTCAAGGATTGGGGCGTGAGCCGAATCTACGGCTATTCTGGCGATGGCATCAATGGCGTGCTGGGGGCGCTCCAGCGCGCCGAGAAGGAAGGCTCGGGCATCGAGTTCATCCAGGTCCGCCACGAGGAGATGGCGGCCTTCATGGCGACGGCGCATGCGAAATTCACCGGTGAGCTCGGCGTCTGCCTGTCGACCGGCGGTCCGGGCGCGACCCACCTGATCACCGGGCTCTATGACGCCAAGCTCGACCATGTCCCGGTCCTCGCGATCGCGGGCCAGGCCGAGAGCACCGTGCGCGGTGCAAGCTATCAGCAGGAGCTCAATCTCGACCGACTGTTTGCCGACGTCGCCGCCTATGTGCAGGAGGCGAGCGCGCCGGCGCAGGTCCGCCATGTGACCGATCGCGCGATCCGGATCGCGGTCGCGGGCAACGCGGTCTCAACCATCGTGCTGCCCAAGGACATACAGGATACGAAATATGAGGAGCCGGGCCAGGCGCACGGCTTCACCCGCTCGGGCACCGGCTATGCACATCCGATCGTCGTCCCGCAGCCCGCCGATCTCGCGCGCGCGGCGGAGGTACTGAATGCAGGCGCCAAGGTCGCTATCCTGATTGGGGCGAGAGCCCGCGGCGCGTCGGCCGTGGTGACCGAGGTCGCCGACCTGCTTGGCGCCGGCGTCGCCAAAGCGTTGCTCGGCAAGGATGTCCTGCCTGACGATCTGCCGTTCGTGACCGGGGCGATCGGCTTGCTCGGGACCAAGCCATCGTCCGACCTCATGCGCGAGTGCGACACGCTTCTGCTGATCGGCACGGGCTTTCCCTGGGCCGAGTTCCTGCCGAAAGACGGGCAGGCGAGGGCCGTGCAGGTCGACATCGACGCATCGATGCTGGGGCTGCGCTACCCCGTCGAGGTCAACCTGCATGGAGATGCGGCCGAAACGCTGAAAGCGCTGATCCCGCTGCTCCAGCGCAAGGATGATCGCAGTTGGCGCGAAGGCATCGAGAAGGCGACTGCGCAGTGGTGGCAGACGCTCGAGGAACGCGCCATGGCGGAAGCAAAGCCCGTCAATCCCCAGCGCGTGGTCTGGGAAATGTCGCCGCGTCTGCCCGCCGACGCGATCGTCACCTCGGATTCGGGCTCATGCGCCAACTGGTACGCGCGCGACTATCGCGTGAAGGTCGGGCAGCGTGCCTCTCTCTCGGGCGGTTTAGCCTCTATGGGCGCTGCGGTTCCCTATGCGATCGCGGCCAAGTTTGCTTATCCTGATCGGCCCGTCGTGGCGCTGGTCGGCGACGGCGCAATGCAGATGAACAATCTGGCCGAACTCATCACCGTCCAGAAATATTGGAAGCAGTGGCGCGATCCGCGCTTCATCGTCTGCGTCTTCAACAACGGCGATCTCAACGAGGTCACGTGGGAACAGCGGGTGATGGAAGGCAATCCGCGTTTCCCGACGACGCAGGATATTCCGGACGTCCCCTACGCGCGCTTCGCGGAATTGCTGGGGCTTGGCGGCATCTACGTCGATGATCCATCCGCGCTTGGGCCGGCGTGGGAAGTTGCGCTCTCCGCCGATCGCCCGACGCTCATCGAGGTGAAGACCGATCCCGAGGTCGTGCCGTTTCCACCGCAACTGACGCTCGAGCAGGCCAAGGGTCTGATGAGTTCGATGGTGATGGGAGACAAGGGCCTGGGCACGATGATCGCCGACACGGCGCGCCAGCTCCTGGTAACTAATGCGCGATTCAGCGGTTAA